Within the Rosa rugosa chromosome 2, drRosRugo1.1, whole genome shotgun sequence genome, the region CCATTTTAATTAGCTCGATTTCGGAGGTAATATTGTGTTTGGCACAAAAGTCAAGCATCTCCTGCGTCTCTTTTATCCCTCCAATGTCGCTTCCACCAACGAGCTTCCTCCCTAAAAACATGACAATTTGATCCTTTTGAGCATTAGTTCATGCTTTATATATACCTTAAGAAAACCTTGGCAAGCAACTTAATGACCTATCTTTATTCTCAGTAGAAAGAACATGGAATTTGCAATTGAACAAGTTTATTTTAGACTTTATAGTGACTGTGATTTTAAAAGAGGGAAAGAAAAACAGAACATATAGAATATATCGTTAGTTGTTGTATACGCATACCCAGAACCAATGGAAATATAGGCAACTCCAGTGGCTTATTAGGCAAACCCAGCAGGTGGAATGTTATTCTGAATGTTCTCTGATAGGAGTTGTATACCAGAAGACCCTACTCAATACACAAGTATAAAACTTACAAACACATAATAGAAAAAGgtataaaaacatatatatatatatatatatatatatatatatatatatatatatatatatataaggaaaaCAATAAGACGCATGGGATTGCATGAATTACTAGCATATGTTTCATAGGTATTACCAGCATAGTTGGATTGTAAAGAATTTGCCATTGTGTTCTGAGACTTGGTGTCCATAGTGAGCATCTTTAGAGAAATTTTCCGTAGATAATCTGACTAGAAACCGAGAGGTCGAAACAAAAGTTAGATCACATTGCTACCTGCACAGTGCACACCAACAAACAATAGATATCTAAGTCACTGCATACAGAATATGTACCTGACTTGTGGCAGCCACATAAATCTTTTCCTCAAACCTAACAGCAATTTTCTTGAGTTCATCTTCACTAGAGTAAGGAATATGCCTCTTCAATGTATCCATTCTTCACATACAACAAATTCAAAAGCCATTATTAACATACAACAAAAGCGAATTCAAGATGAAGCCACCAATGAACTTGAAATTTCAGCATACTAACATCTTAATGACAATTCTTTGCCGCGAATCCACCTGCAATTGGCACCTCCAATCTCCTGCATCCATTGCAGGCTCTCCACCTTGAGGAGGACTcccactgtttgtatccatcaACCTAACCAAGCCAAAAAATGTcaaagaaaacaatagaataTCGAATACCAAGTTCAAAGAAACCCTGCCAAAAGAGCTAAAATATTCTACACAAGTTGCTAAGTTTGGTTGATAAAAGTGATTCTTCATTCAGAAAACATATCTATTTAAGCTAGAATCCATTCCATGAATTCAATTATCCAAAGAAAAAGCCTGCAATTCACATGGAATCGAAAACCCAACAAAGTTCAAGAACAATCAGtgcaacaaaattcaaaagttGCTAACTTTGATAGATGAAAATGACTCTTATTTATACAGTTCCTGAATTCAACTCTGCAAAACCAACGCTGGGAAACAACATAGAATCGAAAACTCCACAAAGTTTGAGGATGATCGGAGCAAGAAAATTAACGATGATGATGGAAATGTTTACAGAAAACCAAAATTATTCAGAAGCTTACAAACAGTGACGAGAAGACGATCAGCAAAGAGATTGAAAATAACAATACCGTTTTCTTGGAGGGATTTGAAGATAGAAAATGGTTGAGATAGTAATCAGCAAGCTTTCTgattaaaagagagagaaaatttgagctcaaAAATGAAAAGCTCAAAAACGAATCCGAACCTGAGGAACTCCCGAAGCAACTCCCGGAAATACGCTCTGCCGCTACCAAATCTCTCCAAATCCACAGAGCCGATTCAAAGCTCCCGCTCCGGCAAAGAATGCAGAAACGACGTCGTAGGGGACCGGACCTACTGGACGCCatggggggggggagagagagagagattttggtaAGGGTCGAGTCCGAATGGATTCAGACGGGCTTGGGTAACGACaagggaaaagagagagagagagagagagctgccagTGGCAGCTTTGGTAATTAAACTTAACTTTAGTGGTAGGTTGTTAATagatgaccttaattatcatggggacATTTGTGGTGATTGGATTATTATAAGAtactttaaaatgacctcttttatcattgtcccTTGTTTAAATTTATTTAGAAATACTTTTACTAATTTTAAAGCGTTTTTACCATTCTTAAAAGCAAATCCCAAACGAAACACCCTTACTAACAAACTAATTTTCTTATTAGCATAGTAATAAGGATATAATGAAGACTTTTATGTGTTTTGCTATtgatgtttgaaaaaaaaaaaaaaaacaaaacaaaaacaagaacaaaaatttGTTACCATGTCCTTTCCCCGACGGTGTCAGTAACccaataaaaagtaaaaatcggTGGGATGGGTATAAAACCTTGCTGGTGCATATTAAGTTTTCAAGTTTAATTACCACACATAGTCAACTCCATTCAACCCAAACGCCTGCTCCCCTTCGCCGTCCATCGATCAACAAACCAAGCTTTCAGGTAAAGATTCCTTGCTTCCTTTTGAAACACTTTTCAGAACAGAATTCAATTTTTCCAGAATCGAAACCCTAGGCTTTCCCTATCTTAGGTGCTTTAATTTCCGGCGATTTTCCGGTGACCTTGTCCAGTTACTGGTTTTACTAGAGAGTTCGTTCTTTCAATTTTATTTAGGAAGAAAATCCCTATCTTTGGTGGTTTAATTTCCAGTGATCTTACGGTGACCTGGTCCGGTTGTGATTTTACTAGAGAGCTCGTtctttgaattttgattttagGGGTGAAAGAATTGTTTGAATTCAAGGAGGAGATGGAATCGTCAGATGATGAGGCTGTGGCAATGCCGCTTTCGGTTTCAAATTACTACTTTATAGATGGCAAGGCCCTATCTCTTGCCAATTCAATGGAGTAAGGGTGATAGGCAGGATGGGAAGGAAGTAGTGTTGTTTTTACATGGCAGTGTCGACAATGGGCTCAAGAAGATTTACAAACCTGTTGTTGCTTGGAAGTTTGATCTTTTGAATGTGAAGCCTGAGACTACAGTACTTTCCAAGGAGAATGATTGTATTATGCTaatttggcctaaatgaaaagatgtgatccaggttaagttggattctctaacgaagaggaaggttttttaagccagagatgccaacacctcctaacataaaccCTGATGTCTAATAGGTTTTCGTTAGAAAGAGTTGCCCCACATTGCCCAATCGAACATTGTAAACCACAAAGAGTATTGGAACATGGGGgatatatgtataatatgtAAGAGGACTTTAGGTGGATAGGGTGTTGCACTAGAGTAGTTGCATTATGGTGGATTATCACTCACAACTGATCCCACAAATAATCTCACACATGTCTGTTTGCCCACATCGATATGTAATCCAACCACCTGTCTTCCAACCATATGCCTTCCAACTCTAGCCATGCACCTTATATAGGTCACACTTTCCGATCACCATAATTAGCCTTATAAACCATATAACGATCAAATAATTATTACATATTAATATAAAGAATCTATTTAAACATAAATAAGATCGATAATAAACATAATATTGAAAATAACCCTCACaataaatatagaaaaaaataggactaaattcagtttagtccctcaaactttaggccaaaactttggtccctcatcttttttttttaatcacggtCGTCCCTGTTCTCCCAAATGTCATCATCCTCGTCCAAATTTTAAATCTCCCTCCATTTGTGACGTCAGCTACCGAGCTGGACCCGACACTTGAGCCCACATGTCAGATTTTGAACAGTTCCAGGAGGGCAGAATCGACATTTTCACATATTTTGCCTCCAAATTTGAAATTAATCCTAATCTATTATGGTAATCAACCTACATTAAGTAccaaaactaattaaaaaaacaCCAGAGTTGTTGCCATGCCAACAGAACCGAACATAAAGGGTTGCGAAATGAGAAAATCACCATAAAATGACCAAACCCAAATAATTTGCACAAATTGTACCTAATCATTAGCAGCCAAGTAGATGCATATCATGTGTTTTGTTTTACATCCAAACTAACAAAAAACAACAGTTCGAAAAGAGTTGCAGAAATTCTAGGTCTAATCATCTAGGCAAAAGATTAGACCTAGCAACCATGTGACACAGCACAAGGTTGCACAAAAATATTGCAACATGCATCTCTATCTCCTGCCTTGGTTGCTAATCAGATAGTCCCTTTGCTCTATTTTCCACCACTCTTTGCATTTTCTCTAATCCTTACAGATGACTTGGATGAAGCTTGTGAAGTTTGTGCAGAAGCATCTTTACCCTTGCTTGAGGGAACTCTTGGTGGTCTACCTTTGGTTGCAGTAGGTCTAACTGTTGAAGCTCTTGCTGCTGCCTTCTTTTCATTGTATTTTTTCTATAGGGGCATAACCAAAAATCACATTTTTAAACAAATCACATTTCAGTATAATCACCATCACAAGAAGTTCATATTGAAACTACCTTTTGTTCCACAGCTTTCTGCTTTGCCTTTGATCTGAGCTCATTCTTTGACTTTAGGGGCCTTTTGCTACCCTTTGCCTGCAGTAAGTAAGGTGGTCATTATAATAACAAAAAGGCATAACTCCAAAGTCAAAAACCAATAACAAATCATGAGCAGAAGCAACTTGAGGTTGAGTAGTTGATGCATCTCCATTGTTGAGCTTTCTCTTCTTGGTACCTTTAGTTGCTGCTGTCTTAGGTGGTAGGTGCCTAAGGCAAGTCTTCATATTGTGGCCCAAAATGCAACAATTGCTACACTTCAGTGATTTTTGAACCCTTCCAAGCTTAGGACCATCAGTCTCCATCTCAAATGCATCTTTTATCCTCTTGGTCCTTGGCCTACCAGGCTGCCTATTGTATTGTGGCGGGAGGATGGTACGTTCATCAGAAGGGAGCCATAAGTCCATACCATTAACAGGTTTCACAGTGTTAGAGTAAATGGCCATGTAGGTGCTTGTTTAGTAGCATGCATCCACATAGTCTTCGGGTTTCTGCCTCATGAAATTGATTGCAGATATGGCATGCTTGCATGGTATGCCAGT harbors:
- the LOC133733985 gene encoding mediator of RNA polymerase II transcription subunit 15a-like produces the protein MDAGDWRCQLQVDSRQRIVIKIMDTLKRHIPYSSEDELKKIAVRFEEKIYVAATSQSDYLRKISLKMLTMDTKSQNTMANSLQSNYAGSSGIQLLSENIQNNIPPAGFA